A window of the Kosakonia sp. BYX6 genome harbors these coding sequences:
- a CDS encoding MFS transporter: protein METELPASQQNRNIVCLATAQALAGANSVVFYATGAIVGNTLAPNSALATLPITVFVLGMAACILPFGALARRWGRRAAFITGTSAGVLTGLLAALAVVINSFSLFCLAAFLGGAYAAVAVSFRFAATDGVGKARRAKALSLVMGGGVAAGVLGPMLVTGTMNIWPAHLFAATFIAQAIVALISAGVLLGVQSPAPAGEAMRSGRPLADIVRQPGFARTVFGGAISYMIMNFLMTAAPLSMHQHGLSQQAANLGIQWHVIAMYGPGFFTGRLINRFGANRVGAAGLLITALSVLAGLMGTDVAHYWVSLILLGLGWNFGFTGASAKIIDYHRPEEKTRVQSLNDFIVFGVMIIGSFASGALLNTFGWNAVLWGSLVPVGVAFLAVVFAKR, encoded by the coding sequence TTGGAAACTGAACTGCCTGCCAGTCAGCAAAACAGAAATATTGTTTGCCTTGCGACCGCGCAGGCGCTGGCGGGCGCCAACTCGGTGGTGTTTTACGCCACTGGGGCGATTGTCGGTAATACCCTCGCGCCAAACAGCGCGCTGGCGACATTGCCGATCACCGTTTTTGTGTTGGGCATGGCGGCGTGTATTTTGCCGTTTGGCGCCCTTGCCCGCCGTTGGGGAAGGCGCGCGGCGTTTATCACCGGCACCAGCGCGGGAGTGTTGACGGGTTTGCTGGCGGCACTCGCGGTGGTGATTAACTCATTCAGCCTGTTCTGCCTCGCCGCATTTCTCGGCGGTGCTTACGCCGCCGTGGCGGTTTCGTTTCGCTTCGCCGCCACCGATGGCGTGGGCAAAGCGCGGCGGGCAAAAGCGCTGTCGCTGGTGATGGGCGGCGGCGTGGCGGCAGGTGTGCTCGGGCCGATGCTGGTCACCGGCACCATGAACATCTGGCCTGCCCATCTGTTCGCCGCCACCTTTATTGCGCAGGCCATTGTCGCGCTGATTTCCGCCGGGGTATTGCTGGGCGTGCAGTCACCCGCACCCGCCGGAGAGGCAATGCGCAGTGGTCGACCGCTCGCGGACATCGTGCGTCAGCCAGGCTTTGCCCGCACCGTTTTTGGTGGTGCGATTTCCTACATGATCATGAACTTCCTGATGACCGCCGCGCCGCTGTCGATGCATCAGCACGGCCTTTCGCAGCAGGCCGCCAATCTCGGTATTCAGTGGCATGTGATTGCCATGTACGGGCCGGGATTTTTCACCGGCAGGCTGATCAACCGCTTCGGCGCAAACCGTGTTGGCGCGGCGGGGTTGCTGATCACCGCGCTTTCCGTGCTGGCAGGTTTGATGGGTACAGACGTCGCGCATTATTGGGTGTCGTTGATTTTGCTCGGGCTGGGCTGGAATTTTGGCTTTACCGGTGCGTCGGCGAAAATCATCGATTACCACCGCCCGGAAGAGAAAACCCGCGTTCAGTCGCTGAATGACTTCATCGTTTTCGGCGTGATGATTATCGGCTCTTTCGCCTCTGGCGCGCTGCTCAATACTTTTGGCTGGAA